In one window of Helianthus annuus cultivar XRQ/B chromosome 17, HanXRQr2.0-SUNRISE, whole genome shotgun sequence DNA:
- the LOC110924420 gene encoding uncharacterized protein LOC110924420, whose product MASFTWQHFVNQVLATQGNNNNNNNTGARVEEDLAKPYKPNNLSCFSQQIVDYDFQTRIKIPAHIKTYDGTEDLDDHLQIFTGAARIEKWSNAECCLMFIQTLVGSARIWSNDLPARSVRSFDNLSKGFLANFSQQRRYVKDATVIFQIKQRDNESLREFIERYKKEGLTYIGADEKMRVAGFMNAITSKYLTRDFNKSLPKTLEEALKRAEAHIRGEEAVDIKEKRKRGSNWSGNFNSYDRRQRDSDQRRSESRNPPSRERAMNFTPLTKTPQEILATEEVKQSFRPPRPLPKSKKNENSTQYCEFCEKKGHHTNNCFRLKKRIEEAVKSEELAHLVKGVRDKMAEGKGKEVNMVDFDGKVPHKRQRLEAWELQCVCFPPTEKDPLSNKQSIHRHWCCH is encoded by the coding sequence ATGGCAAGCTTCACGTGGCAACACTTTGTTAATCAAGTGTTGGCCACCCAagggaacaacaataacaacaacaacacagGTGCAAGAGTGGAAGAAGATCTGGCCAAGCCATATAAACCAAACAATTTGTCATGCTTCTCTCAGCAGATTGTTGACTATGATTTCCAAACGAGGATCAAGATACCGGCCCACATCAAAacatatgatgggactgaagatcttgatgaccatcttcagatctttacCGGTGCTGCTAGGATTGagaaatggtcaaatgctgaatgttgtctcatgttcatTCAAACCCTTGTCGGGTCAGCCAGAATCTGGTCCAATGATTTACCTGCCCGAAGCGTTCGAAGCTTCGATAACCTTAGCAAAGGGTTCCTGGCCAACTTCTCCCAGCAAAGGCGATACGTTAAAGATGCTACagtaatcttccagataaaacaaaGGGATAATGAGAGCCTTCGAGAGTTCATAGAAAGGTACAAGAAGGAAGGTCTAACGTATATAGGGGCAGACGAAAAGATGAGAGTAGCCGGTTTCATGAATGCCATTACCTCCAAGTACCTTACCAGGGATTTCAACAAGTCCCTGCcaaaaaccttggaagaagctctcAAAAGGGCCGAAGCCCACATCAGAGGAGAAGAGGCGGTAGacataaaagaaaaaagaaaaagggGATCTAATTGGAGTGGTAACTTTAACTCCTACGACAGACGCCAAAGAGATTCAGACCAACGAAGGTCTGAAAGTCGAAACCCTCCAAGCAGGGAGAGGGCCATGAACTTCACACCCCTTACCAAGACCCCTCAAGAGATTCTTGCCACAGAGGAAGTGAAGCAAAGCTTTCGACCTCCCAGACCTCTCCCTAAAAGCAAGAAGAACGAAAATTCCACCCAATACTGTGAATTTTGTGAAAAAAAGGGCCACCATACTAATAATTGCTTCCGACTTAAAAAGAGGATTGAAGAGGCCGTCAAGTCCGAGGAGCTTGCTCACTTGGTGAAGGGAGTAAGGGACAAGATGGCCGAAGGAAAGGGCAAGGAAGTTAACATGGTGGACTTTGATGGAAAGGTTCCTCACAAGAGGcaacggttggaagcttgggagcttcagtgtgtttgtTTCCCTCCAACAGAAAAAGACCCACTTTCAAACAAGCagagcatacatagacactggtgttgccactga